A window of Candidatus Poribacteria bacterium genomic DNA:
TTTTTTGCATTTTATGCACGAAATCGACTTAAAAATGGAGTCTTTAAGAGCATAAGGCGATAGTTTGTACTTAACCGGACACCGAACTCACATTTAAATCTCATAACCTCATAGGATTTACACAAAATTCTGTCGTTCACTTGTGAGGTTGGAAGACTGGAAGATTGGAAGGAACTGGAAGTGTAGTGGTGCTTCTCGCTTTCCTCGTAATAATAAGCAGATTAGGGCGGTTGATCCCTTGAAAATAGTGGATCCTATCAAAGTGAGTTCCCTAATCTGTGTAAGCCCTGATGACCGAATTGGGAAGACGGAATTATTTTTTTGTAACCTTTTTACCCAATTTTTACACTTAATTAGGAAAGGGTAGCTCTAAATGCTAACCGATTATAAAAAATATAGTGATGTACAGCTTTTGCAACGCTATCAGCAAGGCGATGAACAAGCGGGAAATGTCCTCTTTCAGCGATATAGGGCTCCCCTTCACAGGTTTTTCAAATAAGGTTCAGTATCATCGGGCGTTAGTGGAATTTAAGAAGTGGCTAAAAAAGCATTATTCTGATATCTATTATTTCTTAAATGGAGGGGGTGAGTAATCGAATAAATCGTTATTGGCTATTTTCGTCTTTATTTCATATAATGTGACGAAATAGTTTTGTATGTGGCAGTCTCCTATTTTTTGAGGGTGCGCCGAGGGTGGTAGTGACACCGGTCGGCGCGGAGAACCCTGCCATAACCAGTCTATGACAGCGTTAGCCTAATTGTAGCATAAACGCGTTTGATTTTGTGAGACTTTTAGGTTAGCACCTTATACAACAAGGGATTGCCAAAGATCGCAAAAATACTTTCATTTCTTTTTGCCTTCCGAAAGCACTCTCAAATACGAAAGTAAAAAACTTATAAGGAGAAACCTAATGTCCTTTTTGAAAAATAGGAAGGTTTCAGGTGTTGTCACAATCCTTCTTGTGGTAATATTTGCTGTTGCTTTTTATATGAGTTACATAGTCTCGGGAGCGGAAGCTACCCGTGAATCGAGAAATCACTGGCACTACCCAGAGCAGGGATGGGGGGGGATAGGGCACGCAGTGTACCATAAAGGCGTTTCGAGTGGTTGTAATGCCGATCATTCTGGAATGAACATTTGTAACTGCTATTCGCCATGTAACTGTTAGTATTTTTCTCAAAAAATATTACACCTTCGCGGTCACACTTCTGGTGACTGTGAAGGTGAAATATGCACAGGAGGTCTTTACACAATGAATTCTCAGAAAGAAATTTCTCCCCGTACTACCGTGATAGTTGGTATTTTGATTGTGTTGCTGAGTGTCAGCCTCTATTTATACATACGGCATGATACACAGAAGTTTGTGGCAAGTTTGCAAGGAGTACCAACTACACAACCCATCGATGCATCGCTATCCTCGGTTTCATTTACCGAGCCAATTTCTTCCATCTCTGAACCTGAAGATACCTCTTCCACCTCTGAACCTGAAGATACCTCTTTCACCTCTGAACCTGAAGACGTTCAGGAAGAAAAGGAAGAAAAAAAACAAACCTCAGTAGGTGCCAGCAGCAAGCACGTGGGATGTAACCATGCAGGAAGTCACGCCCATGGATCAGGAAGTCACACCCATGCGGACGAAAATACGGAAGATGTACGCAGTAACGAATCAGAACGTTATGGGGGCTTGACAATTGATGATCTAAATGATTTAGCTCTCGAACTGAGTCAAACAAATGTCCCGAATTTTGAAGAAAAGTTTGATTTATTAGAAGCGGCACTCATTGATAAATTGGGGCCCAACCCTGATATTCCAAAGTTGATAGCCAAGTCTAAAATTTTACATGCCGCAGATGACATGGCACTCACACTGGACTATAGTGACGCAGCGGAGATAGATAAATATCTCAACTATGAACCTATAGCAGTCGCTAAGGAGATACTCAAACTCTCTGCCAGTATATATGGATACGATGAAGAAGTGTTCGCAGCATTCAACGTTGCTATACAGGATAAAGCAAAAGAAATAGAGAACATCAAACTCCTCCAAGAGACGCGTCCCCCCCTCATACAATCTGCTATTGATGCGGGTGATCTCTCTCCAGAAGAGGGAGAAGCCGTCATAAAAGACGCAACCGGATTGAACGTTACTATGCACAAGAGGAAAAACGTATCAACTGTGAATGAGCGTACATCTCCGGTAGAAAACGCAAGGGAGGCAAGAGGGACAACATTGCCTAAGAATGTTGACTTAAACACGCCATATTTTTCTGGAGACTAACTTGGAAAAGACATCTGTTCCGTGTTCCCCGCTTACAGGGGAGAAAAAACGATGAGAGTCCGCCACACTTTTGAAACTTTTGAACGTGTCAGCGGGCTCTCCGTAATGATAACGCCACTAGAACTGACAACTCTCCCTTTTAAGCAAGTTTAAACATGTATTGCTAATTCTAAACTTTACTATAAATTGGTAATGAACCGGCTGGGCTTTTCTGAGTTCAACTCACGTTTCGCAAAAGGAGCGAATCCACAGATGAAATGGATACATACATGTTTACTGCTTTGCTTTGCTTTTGGAGTTATTCTTTCCTGTGCGATAGCCCCTCAGGAACAAGTTCCCGAAACCCGCTTTCTCCGTGCTGACCTGGGAGAGCAAAAAAATATCAGGCTACACGCACTCTACAAGGTGCCGCGCCGCATTCCGTTAGGGCCGAGTATTCCTCTGGGTGTCGCCGAAGGTTTGGACGCGGAAAAAGTCAGAAAGTCTATTGTGCAAGTGATTGACAGTGAGGGGCCTCAAGGTAGCGGCTTTTTCGTGGCACCTAACAAGATTGCCACGGCCATTCACGTTGTTACCAGGGCTGATCTTGATACCTTACGCGTGAGAAGCGGAGACACAGATTATGCGATTCAAGGGGTTATCGCTTATGATGCCCAAAACGACCTCGTTGTCCTTAAGGTATCTGGTGAGGGAGTGCCGCTCGCCCTCGGCAACAGTGAGGCAGTGAGAAGAGGCGATACTGTTTTTTCTGTGGGATATTCCTTGGATAGATACAATGTTGTGAAGAATAGTGTGGATTCTTTACAGGGGAGCGGCACATGCATTGAGGTGACACCCCATATCGTTCCGGGCAGCAGCGGTGGACCCATGTTGAATACTGAGGGTGAGGTCATCGGAATGAATGTCGGTGGTTCTGGTTTTTCGGGTTATGCGATTGTATCAAACGCCCTGAAAATATTACTCGTCGGGTCAGGAACACCGGAATCTGTCGGCCAGTGGGAACAGAGGGGCTCTGTGCGTGCCTATGTTGTCCTTGGTGAAGCACACAAGGCATTCTCTGCAGGAGACTATGCCAACGCAATAGCAACATTCAATAAAGGCATAGCGTTAAACCCTACGTATAGTCGGACGTACGTTGGGATAGTCCCGACATACTACAATCGCGGGTATGCGAAGACGTACCTTGGGCATACGGATTTTTCCAGTGGGAACATGGCGGCAGCGCGTCGCTCTTATGAGCAAGCCATAGAAGACCTTGATAAAGCTCTCACCCACAACCCTGCGAATATTGCTGTGTATGCCAATCGCGGGTATGCGAAGATGTACCTTGGGCATACGGATTTTTCCAGTGGGAACATGGCGGCAGCGCGTCGCTCCTATGTGCAAGCCACAGAAGACCTTGATAAAGCTCTCACCCACAACCAAACGTATCCGCCTATATACACGAATCGCGGGGTAACAAAAGTCTGCTTAGGTCTCTCTCACGCCAGCCAAGGGCGTGCAGCGACAGCACTCGGATACTATTCTGGCGCGATTGAGGACTTTAATAAAGCTCTCAGCCTCGCTCCAGCAGATGCCTATACCTACGGGTATACCTACGGGGCTCGTGGATATGCCAGAATATGCTTAGGCTATCTTGAATCGGGTAGAGGAAACACAGGCGCAGCCGAAACCTTATACAAAGCAGCGATAACCGATGTTAATTCAGCACTTCGATTAAATACGGAGAATCCTTACTATTATCATACGCGCGGCGTTGCGAAAGCAACTCTTAATGATTACAGCGGAGCAGTTAACGATTTCAATAAGACTCTCAGTCTCAAATCGGATTTCGCCAGAGCCTATTATAATCGAGCACTTGCGAAGGCTGGACTTGGACAACTGAATGCAGCGAAGGTAGATTTTGAAAAAGCGAGGAAACTCGGTTTGGATGTGGATCAATAAATCTGGGGCTTGCCAACAGAAAACGTTCTACGCCACTCCCTGGCATCTAAATATTCTGATCTTTGTCTTCGGGAGCATCCTACTGCTCGCTTTCTGGGTGCGTATACAAGGGACAAGCAGGATTCCCGACGGACAGTTTACAGGATATGATGCCTATCTCTACTATTGGCAGGCACACATCATATCAGAACATGGACACCTCCCTGCCCGCGACATGCACCGATGGTTACCCCTTGGTAGAGATTTAGGGCAAACTCTAAATCTCTATTCTTATTTTCTTGCCTACCTCCACAAAGTAATCGTCCTATGCTTCCCAGAAGTGTCGCTTTATCATGTCTCTCTTTACGCTCCACCTCTCTGTTTTCTCATAGCCCTTGGTTCCCTCTGCCTTTTCCTGTATTACACGAATGGGCTTCTCTTTTCTGGCATTGTCGGTGTGCTGTTAGCAACTCTTCCGGGTGCTATCGGACGCAGTTCTGCCGGTTTTGGAGATAGGGATTCCTGGTGCTTTCTGCTTGCGGTCCTTGCTACGACTACCTATCTCAGGTCTTTACAATCTCAACACCGTCAGGAGCGAATTTTTTGGACCCTTGCCAGTGGTAGCGTCGTTTTTCTGGGTGGCCTTAGCTGGGAGGCTTTCGGGCTTTTTGTTGCTATAATCCTCGCCGTGGAACTATGGAAATTCTGCTCCACTGAGAGGGAACAACATCTAAAAGAATACGCTCTATGGACATTTCTGTTTGTGCCCGGACTCTATCTTGTAAGCCCCGCCTATCGGGATGGTTATGGATTTGCTACCCATGTCGCAGCTTTGATGGTCTTCTCACCGCTCGTTGTTTTTGTACTTCGTAGTGTCAGGCACCTACTCCTTGGTTTTTCAGAGCACTTCCGGAGGTATGCCCGGCAACTTGCATGGCTCTTGACGCTCAGCGGGATCGCGATAGGTGTTTGCTACATTGTTATGAACTTTGATAACCTAGCCCTTACCGCCTATCCGCTTCGCGAAAATCGCCTGATGCGGAGCCTTGAAGAACTCACTAATCCACAGTTGAGCTATTGGAGGATACGCTATGGGAGTGTCTTCATCTTAGGTAGCCTGGGATTCATTATTGAAAGTCTCCGTGTATGGAAATGGAAAGCTATTCCTTTGAGTACTGCCCTCACACTCTTTTTTTTAACAACTTTCTTTCGCTTTCCTATCAGTAGGTGGATAGGCACGGATATGTGCAATATACTCTTTTTCACTTCGCTGATACTCATTCCGCTTGGCCTCGGTATAGCGAGCCTGCGGAAAGAAGAGACTAAAAACGAACTTGTAACGCTCACGGCTATCGTGTGGACACTCCTATGGGTAGGCCTCGCGCGCGAAGGAAAACGATATGATTTTTTTGTTAGCGTGCCGCTCGCTTTGGGCACTGCATCACTTTTGTATTGGACTTCTACCTATCTAAAGCAAAAAATGATGGCAGTCAAGGAAATTAGTCCTTATGTCAGAAACAGGTGGGTACCTGCCTGTATTACGATCACTTTGTTTGTTCCCATCCTGTTTTGGCCTGCATTTGGTGGCCACGCAACACACGCTATCAAAAATGCCAATCAAGTGCGAGAACCTGTACCCGGACAAGGGGAGATCGCAGCTACACTTCAGTGGATGAACGCCACACTTTCACAAAGTAGCATTATCGCAGCCAACTGGGAGCATGGCAGCCAACTCAACGTTC
This region includes:
- a CDS encoding trypsin-like peptidase domain-containing protein, coding for MKWIHTCLLLCFAFGVILSCAIAPQEQVPETRFLRADLGEQKNIRLHALYKVPRRIPLGPSIPLGVAEGLDAEKVRKSIVQVIDSEGPQGSGFFVAPNKIATAIHVVTRADLDTLRVRSGDTDYAIQGVIAYDAQNDLVVLKVSGEGVPLALGNSEAVRRGDTVFSVGYSLDRYNVVKNSVDSLQGSGTCIEVTPHIVPGSSGGPMLNTEGEVIGMNVGGSGFSGYAIVSNALKILLVGSGTPESVGQWEQRGSVRAYVVLGEAHKAFSAGDYANAIATFNKGIALNPTYSRTYVGIVPTYYNRGYAKTYLGHTDFSSGNMAAARRSYEQAIEDLDKALTHNPANIAVYANRGYAKMYLGHTDFSSGNMAAARRSYVQATEDLDKALTHNQTYPPIYTNRGVTKVCLGLSHASQGRAATALGYYSGAIEDFNKALSLAPADAYTYGYTYGARGYARICLGYLESGRGNTGAAETLYKAAITDVNSALRLNTENPYYYHTRGVAKATLNDYSGAVNDFNKTLSLKSDFARAYYNRALAKAGLGQLNAAKVDFEKARKLGLDVDQ